One genomic window of Blastocatellia bacterium includes the following:
- the larE gene encoding ATP-dependent sacrificial sulfur transferase LarE yields MMGTQQSLDAKERRLRRLLRSLESVIVAYSGGVDSAYLAFIAHQELGSRALAVTADSPSLAAHQREDAIAFARTHGLQHLLVTTEEMSDPRYRANPVNRCYFCKHALYTKLRQLAEEWGYRAICDGVNVDDLGDFRPGRQAAREHQVISPLVECGLTKADVRELSRRHGLSTWDKPASACLASRIPYGLEVTVEKLRVIERGEEILRGLGFRVFRVRHHGNLVRLEFGRDEMRRALSLEMAECLTREFKALGFTFVTLDLEGYRTGSLNEAISRDDERHLSRPAPEFPPEAAAVIPESDRSSGENADDLPR; encoded by the coding sequence ATGATGGGAACCCAGCAGTCGCTTGATGCCAAAGAGCGTCGCCTGCGTCGCTTGCTTCGTTCGCTGGAGTCGGTGATTGTGGCTTACTCCGGTGGTGTAGATAGCGCCTATCTGGCCTTCATCGCCCATCAGGAGCTGGGCTCGCGGGCGCTGGCCGTGACAGCCGACAGTCCCAGTCTCGCGGCGCATCAGCGGGAGGATGCCATCGCGTTCGCTCGAACTCACGGTCTTCAGCATCTGCTGGTGACGACCGAGGAAATGAGCGACCCTCGATACCGGGCCAATCCCGTCAATCGGTGTTACTTTTGCAAGCACGCGCTCTATACGAAACTGCGACAGTTGGCCGAAGAGTGGGGATATCGGGCCATCTGCGACGGAGTCAACGTGGATGATCTGGGCGATTTTCGTCCGGGTCGGCAGGCGGCCCGCGAGCATCAGGTGATCAGCCCGCTGGTGGAGTGCGGATTGACCAAGGCCGATGTACGCGAACTGTCTCGACGGCACGGGCTCTCCACCTGGGATAAACCGGCCTCGGCCTGTTTGGCCTCGCGCATCCCCTATGGCCTGGAGGTGACGGTGGAGAAATTGCGCGTGATTGAACGGGGCGAAGAGATTCTGCGTGGCCTCGGATTTCGTGTTTTCCGTGTGCGACATCACGGGAATCTTGTCCGGCTGGAATTCGGTCGAGACGAGATGCGGCGTGCTCTGTCGCTTGAGATGGCGGAGTGCTTAACCCGGGAGTTCAAAGCTCTTGGCTTCACCTTTGTCACCCTCGATCTCGAAGGGTACCGCACCGGATCGCTCAATGAAGCCATCAGCCGGGACGATGAGCGGCACCTGTCCCGGCCGGCGCCGGAGTTCCCGCCGGAAGCCGCTGCCGTTATTCCGGAATCTGATCGCTCGTCCGGGGAAAATGCCGATGACCTCCCCCGATAA
- the rpsG gene encoding 30S ribosomal protein S7: MPRKRVVERREVPPDPVYNSPLVTKFINCMMWDGKKSVAEKIFYRAMERIKQRTKEDPLRIFKQAIENAKPKVEVRSRRVGGATYQVPVEVNPYRQTSLAIRWLVTYARERGEKHMVERLANELIEASQNKGGAIKKREDTHRMAEANRAFAHYKW, encoded by the coding sequence ATGCCACGAAAACGAGTTGTCGAACGACGCGAAGTACCGCCGGATCCGGTCTACAACAGCCCGCTCGTGACCAAGTTCATCAACTGCATGATGTGGGATGGAAAGAAGAGCGTGGCGGAGAAAATCTTCTATCGGGCGATGGAGCGGATCAAACAGCGGACCAAGGAAGACCCGTTGAGGATTTTCAAGCAAGCGATTGAGAACGCCAAGCCGAAGGTGGAGGTGAGATCCCGGCGAGTCGGCGGCGCCACCTATCAGGTGCCGGTGGAGGTGAATCCCTATCGGCAGACGTCGCTGGCCATTCGCTGGCTGGTCACTTACGCCCGCGAGCGGGGAGAGAAGCACATGGTGGAACGGCTGGCCAATGAACTGATCGAGGCCTCGCAGAATAAAGGAGGGGCGATCAAGAAGCGCGAGGATACGCACCGGATGGCCGAGGCCAATCGCGCCTTCGCCCATTACAAGTGGTAG
- the rseP gene encoding RIP metalloprotease RseP, with the protein MINAIVAFIFVIGILVFVHELGHFLMAKLFKIRVEVFSLGFGPRLFGFRRGDTDYRVSLVPLGGYVKMLGENPDEIDATAQAPDAFLTRPKWQRFCVAAAGPAMNLLLAVVLPAALYMTSYTVPAYLLEKARVGLIVPGSPAERAGIRPGDLIVRYDTKENPTWEEVEHITLLKPNQPVTVVVDRQGQRLETQMVLGSFTSGMEVLGESGLLPSLPYDGVEIGQIEKGRPADLAGLKPGDKIIKVNDTPTPAFEILVAIVGAHAGKEITLTYIRDGRQHQVKVVPFNDQGRGRIGFARVPPAVPMVETALGPGRALMESVRQNLFYLWVTQEALLQIFRGQRTVRETFAGPLRIAEISGEAAAHGVKELIKLMSYLSLSLGVFNLLPIPVLDGGVIFLLLIEWFFGLAGRQMSVALREKIQTVGFALILIFMGYIIYNDIAMKFSTASRKIAEPPPAEQPAR; encoded by the coding sequence ATGATAAACGCCATCGTTGCCTTTATCTTCGTCATCGGGATTCTGGTCTTCGTCCACGAGCTGGGACACTTCCTGATGGCCAAGCTCTTCAAGATTCGGGTGGAGGTTTTCAGCTTGGGGTTTGGGCCGCGTCTGTTTGGATTTCGCCGGGGCGATACCGATTATCGCGTGAGCCTGGTGCCGCTCGGCGGATACGTGAAGATGCTGGGCGAGAATCCCGATGAGATAGATGCCACCGCACAGGCTCCCGATGCGTTCCTGACGCGACCGAAGTGGCAACGATTTTGCGTGGCGGCTGCCGGACCGGCGATGAACCTGCTTCTGGCTGTCGTGTTGCCGGCGGCTCTTTACATGACGAGTTACACGGTGCCCGCCTACCTGCTGGAGAAAGCTCGTGTGGGGTTGATTGTTCCCGGATCGCCGGCTGAGCGGGCCGGGATTCGACCCGGTGATCTCATCGTCCGCTACGACACCAAGGAAAATCCCACCTGGGAAGAAGTCGAACACATCACCCTCCTGAAACCGAATCAGCCGGTGACTGTTGTCGTGGATCGCCAGGGACAGCGCCTGGAGACTCAGATGGTGCTGGGTTCGTTCACCAGCGGGATGGAAGTACTCGGCGAGTCGGGTTTGCTCCCCTCGCTTCCCTACGATGGGGTCGAAATCGGTCAAATCGAGAAAGGGCGACCGGCCGATCTGGCGGGCCTGAAGCCGGGAGACAAGATCATCAAGGTCAACGACACACCCACACCGGCGTTTGAGATTCTGGTGGCGATTGTTGGGGCGCATGCGGGCAAGGAGATAACCCTCACCTACATTCGCGACGGGCGGCAGCATCAGGTGAAAGTCGTCCCATTTAATGACCAGGGACGTGGACGCATCGGGTTCGCTCGTGTGCCGCCGGCTGTTCCGATGGTGGAAACCGCGCTGGGTCCGGGCCGGGCTCTCATGGAATCGGTGCGACAAAATCTCTTCTATCTCTGGGTCACACAGGAGGCCCTGCTCCAGATCTTTCGCGGCCAGCGCACGGTGCGGGAGACATTTGCCGGTCCGTTGCGAATTGCCGAAATCTCCGGGGAGGCTGCTGCCCACGGCGTCAAGGAGCTGATTAAGCTGATGAGCTATCTCAGCCTCAGCCTCGGTGTCTTTAACCTCCTCCCCATCCCGGTGCTCGATGGAGGCGTTATTTTCCTGCTGCTCATCGAATGGTTCTTCGGGCTGGCGGGACGACAGATGAGCGTGGCGCTCCGGGAGAAGATTCAAACGGTGGGTTTCGCTCTCATCCTCATCTTCATGGGCTACATCATCTACAATGATATTGCCATGAAGTTCAGCACGGCGAGCCGGAAAATCGCCGAACCTCCACCGGCTGAACAGCCCGCTCGCTAG
- the rpsL gene encoding 30S ribosomal protein S12 — protein MPTIAQLVRWGREKVKVKTKSPALQGCPQRRGVCVQVKTMTPKKPNSALRKIARVRLTNGIEVTAYIPGIGHNLQEHSIVLIRGGRVKDLPGVRYHIIRGTLDAAGVANRKQGRSKYGAKRPREAAPK, from the coding sequence GTGCCGACAATAGCACAGCTTGTTCGATGGGGGCGAGAAAAAGTCAAAGTCAAGACCAAGAGTCCGGCGCTGCAGGGCTGTCCCCAGCGGCGCGGCGTCTGCGTTCAGGTCAAAACCATGACGCCGAAAAAGCCCAATTCCGCCCTGCGCAAGATCGCCCGCGTGCGATTGACCAACGGCATCGAGGTGACGGCCTACATTCCGGGCATCGGTCATAACTTGCAGGAGCACTCGATCGTGCTCATCCGGGGCGGCCGCGTCAAGGACCTGCCCGGCGTGCGCTACCACATCATTCGCGGCACGCTCGATGCCGCCGGCGTCGCCAACCGGAAGCAGGGACGATCCAAGTACGGAGCCAAGCGTCCCCGCGAAGCAGCGCCGAAATGA